One genomic region from Gossypium hirsutum isolate 1008001.06 chromosome D13, Gossypium_hirsutum_v2.1, whole genome shotgun sequence encodes:
- the LOC107931993 gene encoding PHD finger protein ALFIN-LIKE 4 isoform X2, whose product MVFCCFQNLNHNNTVVRRMDGGTLHNLRTVEEVFKDFKGRRAGIIKALTADVGEFFEQCDPEKENLCLYGLPTEQWEVTLPAEEVPPELPEPALGINFARDGMQEKDWLALVAVHSDAWLLAVAHYFGARFGFDKADRKRLFTMINDLPTIFEIVSGSAKKQTKEKSSVSNHSSNKSKSSGKARGSESAKYSKSVQLKDEEEGLDEEEEEEHGDTLCGACGENYASDEFWICCDICEKWFHGKCVKITPARAEHIKQYKCPSCSNKRARP is encoded by the exons ATGGTTTTTTgttgttttcaaaatttgaatcacAACAACACTGT TGTACGGAGAATGGACGGAGGAACACTGCATAACCTCAGAACAGTAGAGGAAGTCTTTAAGGATTTCAAAGGCCGCCGTGCAGGAATCATCAAAGCCTTAACCGCCG ATGTTGGAGAATTTTTTGAACAGTGCGATCctg AGAAGGAGAATCTTTGCTTGTATGGACTTCCTACTGAACAGTGGGAAGTTACTTTACCTGCTGAGGAAGTGCCTCCCGAGCTTCCGGAGCCCGCATTGGGTATTAACTTTGCTAGAGACGGAATGCAAGAAAAGGACTGGTTGGCACTTGTTGCTGTTCATAGTGATGCGTGGTTACTAGCAGTGGCTCACTATTTTGGTGCTAGGTTTGGTTTTGATAAAGCTGACAG GAAACGTCTCTTCACTATGATAAATGATCTCCCTACAATATTTGAAATCGTCTCTGGAAGTGCCAAGAAACAGACAAAGGAGAAGTCATCAGTTTCAAATCATAGCAGCAATAAATCCAAGTCCAGTGGAAAAGCT AGAGGGTCTGAATCTGCTAAATACTCAAAGAGCGTGCAACTGAAGGATGAGGAAGAGGGTTTGGacgaggaagaggaagaggagcACGGGGACACCTTGTGTGGCGCATGCGGAGAGAACTATGCTTCGGATGAGTTCTGGATTTGCTGCGACATATGTGAAAAGTGGTTCCATGGCAAATGCGTAAAGATCACCCCCGCCAGGGCCGAGCATATTAAGCAGTACAAGTGTCCCTCTTGCAGCAACAAGAGAGCACGACCTTGA
- the LOC107932066 gene encoding alpha/beta hydrolase domain-containing protein WAV2 isoform X1, producing MLSYVSVLLYGVGWIVVAGMALLVAFQEKLVYVPVLPGLTKSYPITPARLRLVYEDVWLRSSDGIRLHSWFIKLFPECRGPTILFFQENAGNIAHRLEMVRIMLQRLQCNVFMLSYRGYGASDGYPSQHGIINDAQAALDHLSQRTDIDTDRIVVFGRSLGGAVGSVLTKNNPDKVAALILENTFTSILDMAGVLLPFLKWVIGPKILNFLVRSPWSTIDIIGQVKQPILFLSGLQDEMVPPSHMQMLYAKAAARNRQCIFVEFPTGMHMDTWLSGGDQYWRTIQQFFEKHVPKTGYDIDSQRRAAAGRSTL from the exons ATGTTGTCTTACGTAAGCGTGTTGTTGTACGGAGTGGGATGGATAGTGGTGGCCGGGATGGCGTTGCTGGTAGCGTTTCAAGAGAAGCTCGTTTACGTTCCGGTTTTGCCGGGTCTAACTAAGTCTTACCCGATAACGCCGGCCCGACTCCGGCTCGTCTACGAGGACGTTTGGCTCAGATCCTCGGACGGAATCCGACTCCATTCTTggttcatcaagctcttccctgAGTGTCGAG GCCCAACCATCCTGTTTTTTCAAGAGAATGCTGGAA ACATTGCTCACCGTCTGGAAATGGTACGCATAATGCTGCAGAGGTTACAGTGCAATGTCTTCATGCTATCATATCGAGG TTATGGAGCAAGTGATGGTTATCCTTCTCAGCATGGAATTATTAACGATGCTCAG GCTGCTCTGGATCATCTCTCCCAGCGGACTGATATTGACACAGATAGAATAGTGGTCTTTGGAAGATCACTTGGGGGTGCTGTTGGATCAGTACTCACCAAAAACAATCCTGATAAG GTTGCTGCATTGATATTAGAAAACACTTTCACATCTATTCTTGACATGGCTGGAGTTTTATTGCCTTTCCTGAAGTGGGTTATTGGTCCCAAAATTCTTAATTTTCTTGTCCGTTCGCCATGGAGTACCATTGACATCATTGGGCAG GTCAAGCAGCCTATCCTTTTTCTTTCTGGATTGCAAGACGAAATGGTTCCACCATCCCATATGCAAATGCTGTATGCTAAAGCAGCTGCTCGTAACAGGCAATGCATTTTTGTAGAATTCCCTACTGGCATGCACATGGACACTTGGTTATCTGGCGGTGATCAATACTGGAGAACAATTCAGCAGTTTTTCGAAAAACATGTGCCAAAAACTGGATATGATATTG ATTCCCAGAGGAGAG CTGCAGCTGGTAGAAGCACTCTATAA
- the LOC107931995 gene encoding nuclear transcription factor Y subunit A-4 isoform X1 — protein MAVRVQNFPKKTFDESSVRSLSHLSVSCTPWWSLNEQQIEEPLPHNVSLKVETPSQLYHQTKHLDLQLPDQELTTVQAIGRTHCEVGAIGATSSQCDPSESGPDESCEKDTEGQVKPVFLVNNPNTLFSPSHQNYNHSMAWTQYPYANAYFNGMFTPYGPQAIIHTQLGGNAPTRIPLPLDLAEDEPIYVNPKQYHGILRRRQYRAKLEAQNKLVKSRKPYLHESRHRHALNRVRGSGGRFLSKKTLQQPNDNCTNRTNSRSELESLCSRMAGYGGPNTSCMNISSVSDNDGNFQWLEHGFADISRAGSTGDGMRHGASVVP, from the exons ATGGCTGTTCGGGTCCAAAATTTTCCGAAGAAAACATTTGACGAAAGCTCTGTTCGTTCCCTATCCCATTTATCTGTCAGTTGCACACCGTGGTGGAGTTTGAACGAGCAGCAAATTGAAGAGCCTTTACCCCACAACGTAAGCTTGAAAGTGGAAACTCCGTCTCAACTCTATCATCAAACGAAGCATTTAGATCTTCAACTACCTGACCAGGAATTGACAACGGTTCAAGCAATTGGTCGAACTCATTGTGAAGTTGGCGCCATTGGAGCGACCAGTTCTCAATGTGATCCATCAGAATCCG GTCCAGATGAAAGTTGTGAGAAGGATACTGAGGGTCAAGTGAAACCGGTTTTCTTGGTTAACAATCCAAACACTTTATTCAGCCCCTCTCATCAGAATTATAACCATTCAATG GCTTGGACTCAATATCCATATGCCAATGCTTACTTCAATGGGATGTTTACTCCATATGGGCCACAGGCTATT ATTCACACCCAGTTGGGAGGAAATGCTCCAACTCGAATTCCACTGCCTCTCGATCTTGCAGAAGATGAGCCCATTTATGTCAACCCGAAACAATATCATGGTATTCTCCGGAGGAGGCAATACCGTGCAAAGCTTGAGGCACAAAACAAACTCGTCAAATCTCGAAAG CCATACCTTCATGAATCTCGACATCGTCATGCACTGAATAGGGTTAGGGGATCGGGCGGACGTTTCCTTAGCAAAAAGACACTCCAACAGCCCAATGACAACTGCACTAATCGAACGAATAGTAGATCAGAACTCGAGAGTCTTTGTTCTCGCATGGCCGGATATGGCGGTCCGAATACAAGCTGCATGAACATCTCGAGCGTTTCCGACAATGACGGCAATTTCCAGTGGCTGGAACATGGATTCGCCGATATATCTCGTGCAGGCAGTACAGGCGATGGAATGCGGCACGGTGCTTCGGTTGTCCCGTGA
- the LOC107932051 gene encoding protein PLASTID MOVEMENT IMPAIRED 1-RELATED 1 encodes MMLSKAEARKKNGGNSSNGKLLNEIETMSKALYLDKNRSSNSFSAFNSRSKPTRKTNLLEPKSTVKNSNEDPLLKEKKSVWNWKPLKVFSNVRNRRFNCCFSLEVHSIECLPVSFNDLSLFVHWKRRDGDLTTRPSKVFNGTAEFGEKLTYTCSIYGVRSGLSAKYEAKHCMLFASVLGTPDFDLGKHRVDLTRLLPLTLEELEEEKSTGKWTTSFKLSGKAKGATMNVSFGYMVVGDNSVLLKSNQHRAELSHIKQNNQSTGKAVAGFDHLDLDTTRCVKSLPSLVNTRPFGSSPVVEEIKDLHEVLSVPKPQLDVKNTVDQKLDEEKPNASAASKPEPDVLNEHFEPIRPLTSLASESINEYIEKETEDNDFSVDEKGIGLSSEEQARSEAVTFVATLSTIENPEVVEINPGMGVNFEECSQLHPSNQGEARSEEGTLVATLSTVENPQVVEINPGVGENFEECSQLHPSNQGEARSEEVSLAATLSTVETPQVDEINPGMGENFEECSQLHPSNQGDMLVVQDRSSEEDEQCSNESLMRELDLALDGITNLGEALASSPGLEDPEDYMDNKGDYKAESLGLDEATESIATDFLSMLGIDHSLLGLSSESEPESPRERLLRQFEKDTLASGCSLFDFEMADEEELESGFDTSTASGWGSLTESFDLSSFIQDAEQEYQKETGGRNKTRAKVLEGLETEALMREWGLNEKAFQQSPSGSSGGFGSPVDLPPEDPLELPPLGDGLGPFLQTKNGGFLRSMNPSLFQDAKSGGNLIMQVSNPVVVPAEMGSGIMDILQQLASVGIEKLSMQANKLMPLEDITGKTMEQVAWEAAPALEGPQRQCSLQHDFEVGESSRQKKVKRRSPRPSCSDISSTSVNEMGSDCVALEDLAPLAMDKIEALSMEGLRIQSGMSDEDAPSNISAQSIGEISALQGKGFGISGSLGLDGTAGLQLLDIKDSGDNVDGLMGLSLTLDEWMRLDSGDIDDEDQISERTSKILAAHHATSLDSILRGSKGEKKRGKKCGLLGNNFTVALMVQLRDPMRNYEPVGAPMLALIQVERVFVPSKPKIYATVSALSNDNQDDDDSEAATKEKVKPEEMKEEKASQEEGIPQYRITDVHVAGLKTEPGKKKLWGSTTQQQSGSRWLLANGMGKSNKHPLLKSKPGFKSSTPSTTKVQPGDTLWSISSGIHGTGTKWKELAALNPHIRNPNVILPNETIRY; translated from the exons ATGATGTTGTCGAAAGCTGAAGCTAGGAAGAAGAATGGTGGGAATTCGAGTAATGGGAAGTTATTGAATGAAATCGAAACTATGAGCAAAGCTTTGTATTTAGACAAGAACCGTTCAAGCAATTCATTTTCTGCTTTTAATTCTCGGTCTAAACCAACCCGGAAAACCAATTTGCTGGAACCGAAATCGACAGTGAAAAATAGTAATGAGGACCCTTTGCTTAAAGAGAAGAAATCTGTTTGGAATTGGAAGCCTTTGAAAGTGTTTTCAAATGTTCGGAACCGGAGGTTTAATTGTTGTTTCTCACTTGAAGTACACTCCATTGAGTGTTTACCAGTAAGTTTTAATGATCTTAGTCTATTTGTGCATTGGAAGAGGCGGGATGGGGATCTAACAACTCGTCCTTCTAAAGTTTTTAATGGAACTGCGGAATTCGGAGAGAAGTTGACGTATACGTGTTCCATATATGGTGTTCGAAGTGGCCTTTCGGCCAAGTATGAGGCTAAGCATTGCATGCTTTTTGCATCTGTGTTGGGAACACCCGACTTTGATTTGGGGAAGCATCGAGTTGACCTTACGCGGTTACTTCCACTTACATTGGAAGAATTAGAGGAAGAGAAGAGTACGGGGAAGTGGACAACAAGTTTTAAGTTATCAGGGAAGGCCAAAGGTGCTACCATGAATGTTAGTTTTGGTTATATGGTTGTCGGGGATAATTCTGTGCTGCTCAAAAGTAATCAGCATCGTGCTGAGTTGTCACATATAAAGCAGAATAATCAGAGTACAGGAAAAGCAGTTGCTGGATTTGATCACCTTGACCTGGACACAACAAGGTGTGTTAAGAGTCTTCCCAGTTTAGTTAACACCAGGCCTTTTGGCTCATCTCCCGTTGTGGAAGAGATAAAAGATCTTCATGAAGTTTTGTCTGTGCCAAAGCCACAGCTCGATGTTAAAAATACAGTAGACCAGAAACTTGATGAAGAAAAGCCCAATGCTTCTGCTGCTTCCAAGCCTGAACCTGATGTGTTAAATGAACATTTTGAGCCCATCAGACCTCTGACTTCTCTTGCATCTGAATCAATTAACGAATATAttgaaaaagaaactgaagataATGACTTCTCTGTTGACGAAAAAGGGATAGGGTTGTCTTCAGAAGAACAAGCTAGGTCGGAGGCAGTTACCTTCGTGGCTACTTTATCAACCATAGAAAACCCTGAAGTTGTTGAAATTAATCCTGGCATGGGAGTAAATTTTGAAGAATGTTCTCAGCTTCATCCCTCTAATCAAGGAGAGGCTAGGTCGGAGGAAGGTACCCTCGTGGCTACTTTATCAACCGTAGAAAACCCTCAAGTTGTTGAAATTAATCCTGGCGTGGGAGAAAATTTTGAAGAATGTTCTCAGCTTCATCCCTCCAATCAAGGAGAGGCTAGGTCGGAGGAAGTTTCCCTTGCGGCTACTTTATCAACCGTAGAAACCCCACAAGTTGATGAAATTAATCCTGGCATGGGAGAAAATTTTGAAGAATGTTCTCAGCTTCATCCCTCTAATCAAGGAGATATGCTCGTGGTGCAAGATCGCAGTTCCGAAGAGGATGAACAGTGCTCAAATGAATCGCTGATGAGAGAATTGGATTTAGCTTTAGATGGTATTACAAATTTGGGGGAAGCATTAGCTTCTTCTCCTGGCCTTGAAGATCCGGAGGACTACATGGATAATAAAGGTGATTATAAGGCGGAATCACTTGGCTTGGATGAAGCTACTGAATCTATCGCCACTGATTTCCTGAGCATGCTCGGTATTGATCATAGTCTACTCGGCTTGAGTTCTGAGAGTGAACCCGAGTCACCAAGAGAGCGTTTATTAAGGCAATTTGAGAAGGATACCCTAGCCAGCGGTTGCTCATTATTTGATTTTGAAATGGCTGATGAGGAGGAACTAGAATCTGGTTTTGACACCTCAACTGCATCTGGTTGGGGGAGCTTGACTGAGAGTTTTGATTTATCATCTTTTATCCAAGATGCTGAGCAAGAATATCAGAAGGAAACTGGTGGGAGGAATAAAACGAGAGCTAAAGTATTGGAAGGCTTGGAGACTGAAGCATTAATGCGTGAGTGGGGATTGAATGAGAAGGCTTTTCAGCAATCTCCATCTGGGTCTTCTGGTGGGTTTGGGAGTCCAGTAGATTTGCCTCCTGAAGATCCACTTGAACTGCCTCCTCTTGGAGATGGTTTAGGTCCATTTCTTCAGACAAAGAACGGAGGATTTTTGCGATCTATGAATCCCTCACTTTTCCAGGATGCTAAAAGTGGTGGGAACCTGATCATGCAGGTGTCTAATCCGGTTGTAGTACCTGCAGAAATGGGTTCTGGTATAATGGATATACTTCAGCAACTGGCCTCTGTTGGGATTGAGAAGCTATCTATGCAGGCAAATAAGTTGATGCCTTTGGAGGATATTACCGGTAAAACTATGGAACAAGTTGCATGGGAAGCTGCTCCTGCTCTGGAGGGACCGCAGAG GCAATGTTCGTTGCAGCATGACTTTGAAGTTGGGGAATCTAGCAGgcaaaagaaagttaaaagaagaTCACCTCGACCCAGCTGTAGCGATATTAGTTCAACCTCTGTCAATGAGATGGGGTCAGATTGTGTAGCCCTTGAAGATCTTGCTCCATTGGCAATGGATAAGATTGAAGCGCTCTCAATGGAAGGGTTGAGAATTCAGTCGGGCATGTCAGATGAGGATGCACCTTCAAACATCAGTGCACAGTCTATTGGGGAAATTTCAGCCCTTCAAGGCAAGGGGTTCGGTATTAGTGGGTCCCTTGGTCTGGATGGAACTGCCGGGTTGCAATTGTTGGATATAAAAGACAGCGGTGATAATGTCGATGGATTAATGGGTCTGTCACTAACTCTTGATGAATGGATGAGACTTGATTCCGgggatattgacgatgaagatcaaatAAGCGAGCGAACTTCTAAAATCCTTGCTGCTCATCATGCTACATCATTGGACTCGATTCTCAGAGGGTCAAAGGGAGAGAAAAAACGGGGTAAAAAGTGTGGGTTGTTAGGGAATAACTTCACAGTGGCATTGATGGTGCAACTTCGCGATCCCATGAGAAACTACGAGCCAGTTGGTGCACCCATGCTTGCTCTTATTCAAGTGGAGAGAGTGTTTGTCCCATCAAAACCAAAGATATATGCTACTGTTTCGGCTTTGAGCAACGACAATCAAGATGATGATGACTCCGAGGCCGCCACAAAAGAAAAGGTGAAACCTGAGGAGATGAAAGAAGAAAAAGCTTCCCAAGAGGAAGGTATTCCTCAATACAGAATCACCGATGTTCATGTTGCAGGTTTGAAGACCGAGCCCGGCAAGAAAAAACTTTGGGGTAGCACGACCCAACAACAATCCGGTTCTCGATGGTTGCTTGCCAATGGAATGGGAAAGAGCAATAAGCATCCATTATTGAAATCCAAGCCTGGTTTTAAATCTTCAACCCCCTCAACAACAAAGGTTCAACCAGGTGACACTTTGTGGAGCATCTCGTCTGGTATTCACGGTACCGGGACTAAATGGAAAGAATTGGCAGCCCTTAATCCTCATATTCGAAACCCTAACGTTATATTACCCAATGAAACTATCAGATATTGA
- the LOC107931995 gene encoding nuclear transcription factor Y subunit A-3 isoform X2 has protein sequence MAVRVQNFPKKTFDESSVRSLSHLSVSCTPWWSLNEQQIEEPLPHNVSLKVETPSQLYHQTKHLDLQLPDQELTTVQAIGRTHCEVGAIGATSSQCDPSESGPDESCEKDTEGQVKPVFLVNNPNTLFSPSHQNYNHSMIHTQLGGNAPTRIPLPLDLAEDEPIYVNPKQYHGILRRRQYRAKLEAQNKLVKSRKPYLHESRHRHALNRVRGSGGRFLSKKTLQQPNDNCTNRTNSRSELESLCSRMAGYGGPNTSCMNISSVSDNDGNFQWLEHGFADISRAGSTGDGMRHGASVVP, from the exons ATGGCTGTTCGGGTCCAAAATTTTCCGAAGAAAACATTTGACGAAAGCTCTGTTCGTTCCCTATCCCATTTATCTGTCAGTTGCACACCGTGGTGGAGTTTGAACGAGCAGCAAATTGAAGAGCCTTTACCCCACAACGTAAGCTTGAAAGTGGAAACTCCGTCTCAACTCTATCATCAAACGAAGCATTTAGATCTTCAACTACCTGACCAGGAATTGACAACGGTTCAAGCAATTGGTCGAACTCATTGTGAAGTTGGCGCCATTGGAGCGACCAGTTCTCAATGTGATCCATCAGAATCCG GTCCAGATGAAAGTTGTGAGAAGGATACTGAGGGTCAAGTGAAACCGGTTTTCTTGGTTAACAATCCAAACACTTTATTCAGCCCCTCTCATCAGAATTATAACCATTCAATG ATTCACACCCAGTTGGGAGGAAATGCTCCAACTCGAATTCCACTGCCTCTCGATCTTGCAGAAGATGAGCCCATTTATGTCAACCCGAAACAATATCATGGTATTCTCCGGAGGAGGCAATACCGTGCAAAGCTTGAGGCACAAAACAAACTCGTCAAATCTCGAAAG CCATACCTTCATGAATCTCGACATCGTCATGCACTGAATAGGGTTAGGGGATCGGGCGGACGTTTCCTTAGCAAAAAGACACTCCAACAGCCCAATGACAACTGCACTAATCGAACGAATAGTAGATCAGAACTCGAGAGTCTTTGTTCTCGCATGGCCGGATATGGCGGTCCGAATACAAGCTGCATGAACATCTCGAGCGTTTCCGACAATGACGGCAATTTCCAGTGGCTGGAACATGGATTCGCCGATATATCTCGTGCAGGCAGTACAGGCGATGGAATGCGGCACGGTGCTTCGGTTGTCCCGTGA
- the LOC107932066 gene encoding alpha/beta hydrolase domain-containing protein WAV2 isoform X2: MLSYVSVLLYGVGWIVVAGMALLVAFQEKLVYVPVLPGLTKSYPITPARLRLVYEDVWLRSSDGIRLHSWFIKLFPECRGPTILFFQENAGNIAHRLEMVRIMLQRLQCNVFMLSYRGYGASDGYPSQHGIINDAQAALDHLSQRTDIDTDRIVVFGRSLGGAVGSVLTKNNPDKVAALILENTFTSILDMAGVLLPFLKWVIGPKILNFLVRSPWSTIDIIGQVKQPILFLSGLQDEMVPPSHMQMLYAKAAARNRQCIFVEFPTGMHMDTWLSGGDQYWRTIQQFFEKHVPKTGYDIAAAGRSTL, from the exons ATGTTGTCTTACGTAAGCGTGTTGTTGTACGGAGTGGGATGGATAGTGGTGGCCGGGATGGCGTTGCTGGTAGCGTTTCAAGAGAAGCTCGTTTACGTTCCGGTTTTGCCGGGTCTAACTAAGTCTTACCCGATAACGCCGGCCCGACTCCGGCTCGTCTACGAGGACGTTTGGCTCAGATCCTCGGACGGAATCCGACTCCATTCTTggttcatcaagctcttccctgAGTGTCGAG GCCCAACCATCCTGTTTTTTCAAGAGAATGCTGGAA ACATTGCTCACCGTCTGGAAATGGTACGCATAATGCTGCAGAGGTTACAGTGCAATGTCTTCATGCTATCATATCGAGG TTATGGAGCAAGTGATGGTTATCCTTCTCAGCATGGAATTATTAACGATGCTCAG GCTGCTCTGGATCATCTCTCCCAGCGGACTGATATTGACACAGATAGAATAGTGGTCTTTGGAAGATCACTTGGGGGTGCTGTTGGATCAGTACTCACCAAAAACAATCCTGATAAG GTTGCTGCATTGATATTAGAAAACACTTTCACATCTATTCTTGACATGGCTGGAGTTTTATTGCCTTTCCTGAAGTGGGTTATTGGTCCCAAAATTCTTAATTTTCTTGTCCGTTCGCCATGGAGTACCATTGACATCATTGGGCAG GTCAAGCAGCCTATCCTTTTTCTTTCTGGATTGCAAGACGAAATGGTTCCACCATCCCATATGCAAATGCTGTATGCTAAAGCAGCTGCTCGTAACAGGCAATGCATTTTTGTAGAATTCCCTACTGGCATGCACATGGACACTTGGTTATCTGGCGGTGATCAATACTGGAGAACAATTCAGCAGTTTTTCGAAAAACATGTGCCAAAAACTGGATATGATATTG CTGCAGCTGGTAGAAGCACTCTATAA
- the LOC107931993 gene encoding PHD finger protein ALFIN-LIKE 4 isoform X1 — protein MDGGTLHNLRTVEEVFKDFKGRRAGIIKALTADVGEFFEQCDPEKENLCLYGLPTEQWEVTLPAEEVPPELPEPALGINFARDGMQEKDWLALVAVHSDAWLLAVAHYFGARFGFDKADRKRLFTMINDLPTIFEIVSGSAKKQTKEKSSVSNHSSNKSKSSGKARGSESAKYSKSVQLKDEEEGLDEEEEEEHGDTLCGACGENYASDEFWICCDICEKWFHGKCVKITPARAEHIKQYKCPSCSNKRARP, from the exons ATGGACGGAGGAACACTGCATAACCTCAGAACAGTAGAGGAAGTCTTTAAGGATTTCAAAGGCCGCCGTGCAGGAATCATCAAAGCCTTAACCGCCG ATGTTGGAGAATTTTTTGAACAGTGCGATCctg AGAAGGAGAATCTTTGCTTGTATGGACTTCCTACTGAACAGTGGGAAGTTACTTTACCTGCTGAGGAAGTGCCTCCCGAGCTTCCGGAGCCCGCATTGGGTATTAACTTTGCTAGAGACGGAATGCAAGAAAAGGACTGGTTGGCACTTGTTGCTGTTCATAGTGATGCGTGGTTACTAGCAGTGGCTCACTATTTTGGTGCTAGGTTTGGTTTTGATAAAGCTGACAG GAAACGTCTCTTCACTATGATAAATGATCTCCCTACAATATTTGAAATCGTCTCTGGAAGTGCCAAGAAACAGACAAAGGAGAAGTCATCAGTTTCAAATCATAGCAGCAATAAATCCAAGTCCAGTGGAAAAGCT AGAGGGTCTGAATCTGCTAAATACTCAAAGAGCGTGCAACTGAAGGATGAGGAAGAGGGTTTGGacgaggaagaggaagaggagcACGGGGACACCTTGTGTGGCGCATGCGGAGAGAACTATGCTTCGGATGAGTTCTGGATTTGCTGCGACATATGTGAAAAGTGGTTCCATGGCAAATGCGTAAAGATCACCCCCGCCAGGGCCGAGCATATTAAGCAGTACAAGTGTCCCTCTTGCAGCAACAAGAGAGCACGACCTTGA